The Malus sylvestris chromosome 12, drMalSylv7.2, whole genome shotgun sequence genome contains a region encoding:
- the LOC126593632 gene encoding calcium-dependent protein kinase 13-like, with protein sequence MGNCCRSPAAVAREDVKSNFSGHDQGRRDSNAGKKAPTTVLTGVPKENVEEKYLVDRELGRGEFGVTYLCIDRHSRELLACKSISKRKLRTAVDVEDVRREVAIMKHLPKNSSIVSLKEACEDENAVHLVMELCEGGELFDRIVARGHYTERAAAAVTRTIVEVVQLCHKHGVIHRDLKPENFLFANKKENSPLKAIDFGLSIFFKPGERFSEIVGSPYYMAPEVLKRNYGPEIDIWSAGVILYILLCGVPPFWAESEQGVAQAILRGLIDFKRDPWPNISESAKGLVRQMLEPDPKLRLTAKQVLEHPWLQNAKKAPNIPLGDVVKSRLKQFSMMNRFKRKALRVIADFFSVDEVEDSKEMFKKIDTDNDGIVSIEELKSGLRNFGSQLADSDIQLLIEAVDTNGKGTLDCGEFIAVTLHLQRMANDEHLHKAFSYFDKNSNGYIEPDELRDALMEDGADDCTDVANDIFQEVDTDKDGRISYEEFVAMMKTGTDWRKASRHYSRGRFNSLSIKLMKDGSINLGNE encoded by the exons ATGGGAAATTGCTGCAGATCTCCGGCCGCCGTCGCTAGAGAGGACGTGAAATCTAACTTTTCCGGGCACGATCAAGGAAGGAGGGACTCCAACGCCGGGAAGAAGGCACCGACGACGGTGTTGACCGGCGTGCCGAAGGAGAATGTAGAGGAGAAGTACCTGGTGGATCGGGAGCTTGGCCGGGGGGAGTTCGGCGTCACGTACCTCTGTATTGACCGCCATAGTCGTGAGCTTTTGGCTTGCAAGAGCATTTCGAAGCGGAAGCTCAGGACCGCTGTGGACGTCGAGGATGTGCGGCGCGAAGTGGCGATAATGAAGCACTTGCCGAAGAATTCGAGCATTGTGAGTTTGAAGGAGGCTTGCGAGGACGAGAACGCCGTGCATTTGGTGATGGAGTTGTGCGAAGGCGGTGAGCTCTTCGATCGGATTGTGGCGAGGGGGCATTATACGGAGCGGGCCGCGGCGGCGGTAACCAGGACGATTGTTGAGGTTGTGCAGCTCTGCCACAAGCATGGAGTGATTCATAGGGACTTGAAGCCGGAGAATTTCCTGTTCGCAAACAAGAAGGAGAATTCGCCTCTGAAGGCCATTGATTTCGGCTTGTCTATATTCTTCAAGCCAG gtgAGAGGTTCTCAGAAATTGTTGGAAGTCCATACTACATGGCTCCTGAGGTGCTCAAGAGGAATTACGGGCCAGAAATAGATATATGGAGTGCAGGAGTTATACTGTATATTTTGTTGTGTGGGGTGCCCCCCTTTTGGGCTG AGTCTGAACAAGGGGTTGCACAGGCAATTCTACGTGGGCTGATAGATTTCAAGCGTGATCCATGGCCCAATATTTCGGAGAGTGCCAAGGGTTTAGTTAGGCAAATGTTGGAGCCAGACCCAAAGCTACGATTGACTGCGAAGCAAGTTCTTG AGCATCCTTGGCTCCAAAATGCTAAGAAAGCACCGAACATTCCCCTTGGAGATGTTGTCAAGTCAAGGCTTAAGCAGTTTTCAATGATGAACAGATTCAAAAGAAAGGCCTTGAGG GTTATTGCAGATTTCTTTTCCGTTGATGAAGTTGAAGACAGTAAGGAGATGTTTAAGAAGATAGACACTGATAATGATGGAATTGTTTCAATTGAAGAATTAAAATCTGGACTTCGGAATTTTGGATCCCAGCTTGCCGATTCTGACATTCAATTGCTTATTGAAGCA GTTGATACTAATGGGAAGGGTACGCTGGACTGTGGAGAATTTATTGCCGTGACCCTCCACCTACAGAGAATGGCAAATGATGAGCATCTTCACAAGGCATTTTCCTACTTCGACAAGAACAGCAACGGCTATATTGAGCCAGATGAGCTCCGGGATGCATTGATGGAAGATGGGGCAGATGATTGTACAGATGTAGCAAATGACATATTTCAAGAAGTGGACACAGACAAG GACGGGCGTATCAGCTATGAAGAATTTGTCGCCATGATGAAAACCGGGACAGATTGGAGAAAGGCTTCTCGGCATTACTCAAGAGGGAGATTCAACAGTCTAAGCATAAAGCTGATGAAGGATGGTTCCATAAATTTGGGGAATGAGTGA
- the LOC126592288 gene encoding uncharacterized protein LOC126592288, whose product MALMVKNKLGLIDGTIKKPSDEQIEELQQWNRCINLVKTWLLSSMSNELSGSVIHCKDARQMWLDLQDRFYHVNIVQLFHIENEIHDCVQSNMTVSSYFTKLKSLWDERDALCSIPACRCEMKKEITSYVETQKTMKFLMGLNDSYATVRSNTILLEPLPTINKAYALVLRHEKQAGVSSGKNIIQPEKAVFAVKGVGRETKSDDDGQRCGKCYKINHNTKNFRAHLKCTFCGGKGHTFDFCRKRKTAAENESSCSFSSKGNHVTSHDKNEVMPSFPFSQEDCRKILQMLNKNKSSFANQVGNSSHVKELSGKAFSFTYNGKKDVWILDSGATDHIVCSPDLLTHSRPVANHTVELPNGSFAKVTHIGQIIFSPNLILDNVLCIPPFRLNLISISKLAYDSFYITIVLNHYRTYAQGR is encoded by the coding sequence ATGGCCTTGATGGTCAAAAACAAATTAGGGCTCATTGATGGAACGATCAAGAAGCCAAGCGATGAACAGATTGAAGAACTACAACAATGGAACCGATGCATCAACCTGGTGAAAACGTGGCTGCTTAGTTCCATGTCCAATGAGCTATCGGGAAGCGTCATACACTGCAAGGATGCACGGCAGATGTGGCTCGACCTACAAGATAGGTTTTATCATGTGAACATCGTTCAATTATTTCATATAGAGAACGAAATCCATGACTGTGTGCAAAGTAATATGACAGTAAGCTCTTATTTTACTAAACTTAAGAGTCTTTGGGATGAACGTGATGCCTTGTGTTCAATCCCGGCATGCCGTTGTGAGATGAAGAAAGAGATAACGTCGTATGTCGAAACTCAGAAAACGATGAAGTTCCTCATGGGCTTGAATGACTCATATGCTACGGTTCGTAGCAACACTATATTGCTAGAGCCACTGCCCACAATAAACAAAGCATATGCACTTGTCCTTCGACATGAGAAACAAGCCGGAGTTTCGAGTGGAAAGAACATTATCCAACCAGAAAAAGCCGTGTTTGCTGTGAAGGGCGTTGGTCGAGAAACTAAGTCCGACGATGATGGGCAACGCTGTGGAAAGTGCTACAAGATAAACCACAATACAAAGAATTTTCGTGCTCATCTTAAATGCACTTTTTGTGGCGGGAAAGGTCACACCTTTGACTTCTGTCGCAAGAGAAAAACAGCTGCTGAAAATGAGTCAAGTTGTTCCTTTTCTTCCAAAGGGAATCATGTTACATCACATGACAAAAATGAGGTGATGCCTAGCTTTCCTTTTTCTCAGGAAGATTGTAGGAAAATTCTTCAAATGTTGAACAAAAACAAGTCTTCCTTTGCCAATCAAGTCGGTAATTCCTCACATGTTAAAGAGCTTTCAGGTAAAGCTTTCTCTTTTACATATAATGGCAAGAAAGATGTTTGGATCCTGGATAGTGGTGCTACGGACCACATTGTTTGTAGTCCTGATCTTCTCACGCATTCAAGGCCAGTTGCGAATCACACTGTTGAATTACCAAATGGTTCATTTGCCAAAGTCACCCACATTGGACAAATAATCTTCTCACCCAATCTCATTCTTGATAATGTTTTATGCATACCACCTTTTAGGTTAAATTTGATATCCATTAGCAAGTTAGCATATGACTCATTCTACATTACCATTGTTTTAAACCATTACAGGACCTATGCTCAGGGAAGATGA